The nucleotide window ACGGCACGGGACGGGCAATGGCGCCGTTCATCGATCGTCAATATTCCCCGAACCTGGTCCAGGTTCTCCACAGGATCAAGTCAGCCTGTGATCCATCGGGGGTCCTCAATCCAGGCGTGGTGCTCACTGCGGATGACAAGGCACATCTGAATCACCTCAAGCCGGTGGATCGAGTCGATGCTGAGGTGGATCGCTGCGTCGAGTGTGGCTACTGCGAGCCGGTCTGCCCCAGCCGGGATCTCACGCTCACCCCTCGGCAGCGGATCGTCGTGCGCCGGGAGCGCGAGCGTGCGCTGGCGCGAGGGGATCGCACCCTCGTCGCCGAGCTGGATTCGCAGCAGGAGTACGACAGTCTTCAGACCTGTGCCGCCGATGGCATGTGCGCGACCGCATGCCCCGTAGGCATCGACACCGGCGCACTGGTCAAACGGCTGCGCGAGGAGAACAGGGGCCCCGCGCAGCAGCGCCTGGGGAGAATGGCTGCCCAACGATGGTCAGCCGTCACGCAGGCCGCCGGTCGTGGGCTTGATGCCGCATCGCGCATGCCGGACGCCGCCATCGCCTGGCCGAACGCCTCCGCGCGCTCGCTGTTGGGGGCCGAGACGGTGCCGCTGTGGACATCGGACCTTCCCTCCGGCGGGCGGCGCCGCAGCCGCGCGAGCGATGCCGGGGATGCTGGGCAACCTGTGTCTGCCATATTCCTGCCGAGCTGTCAGGGTGCGATGTTCGCCGCCCCGGACGGATCGCGAGGGGCGCAGTCCTCGGTCGTCGAGCTGTGCAGCATCGCGGGTCTCAACATGGTCATGCCGGAGCGGGTTGATTCACTGTGCTGCGGCACCCCATGGTCCTCCAAGGGACTTGCCGCGGGTCATGAGGCGATGGCCGAGCAGGTCCTCGACGCGGTGGATCGAACCAGGCGACTCCTCGATGATCGGGGCGATGGCCTGCTGCCCGTCGTCGTGGACGCAAGCTCCTGCGCAGAAGGTGTGGCAGCGATCATGGCTGCTGCACAGGCGGCGGGAGATCCGCGAGCAGGCCGGGTCATCGACGCCGTGAATTTCGTGGCCGAGCGCGTGCTGCCGCAGCTGGAGATCGAGCCTGGACAGCGTATCGAGTCGCTGACGCTGCATCCCACCTGCTCCACATCGAAGACTGGTGGGGAAGCAGATCTGCTTCGTATTGCGCGGGCCGTCGCGCACCAGGTGCACGTGCCCGATGACTGGGCCTGCTGCGGGTTCGCCGGAGACCGCGGAATGCTGCATCCCGAGCTGACCGCCTCCGCGACAGCGGCCGAAGCACGCGAAGTCCAGCAGATCGATGCTGCCGCTCACGCCTCGTCCAATCGCGCGTGCGAGATCGCCATGACCCGCGCGACCGGACGCACCTACCGTCACGTGCTGGAGGTCGCCGCCGACGTCGCTGCACGGCGAACGGAACGAAGCACCCCGGCAGGACGCTGAATGGGACGACTTTCACACTGCAGATCCGAAACGAGAAAAGGACGTGATTGGTGATGGAGGTCATCATTGCCTCAGGTGAGCAACAGGCGAAGCTCGCCGCAGACGCGATAGAGAAGCTGCTGCGTCGCGAGACAGACTCCACCCTTGGCCTTGCCACCGGATCGAGTCCGCTGGCGGTCTACGGGGAGCTGATTCGTCGGCATGAGCACGAGGGGTTGTCCTTCGCGCGCGCGCGGGGCTTCATGCTGGATGAATACGTGGGGCTCCCCGCGGATCACCCGCAGCGGTATCGCAATGTGATCGCGGCGGAACTGGTGGATCGGGTGCACTGGGACGGTGAGCGGGTCCACGGTCCGGACGGGCTCGCGGCTGACATCCCAGCCGCCTGCGCAGAGTATGAGCAGGCTATCGCTGAGGCCGGGGGAGTGGACCTCCAGCTGCTCGGCATTGGAACCGATGGTCACATCGGCTTCAACGAACCGGGCTCATCGCTGAGCTCGCGCACTCGGATCAAGTCGCTTGCTCCGCAGACTCGCTCAGACAATGCGCGATTCTTCGGCGGTGAGCTGGACCAGGTTCCGGTGCACTGTGTGACCCAGGGGCTGGGCACGATATCCGAGGCTCGACACCTGGTGCTCCTTGCCACCGGCAGGCACAAGGCGGAAGCCGTTCACCAGCTCGTGGAGGGCCCGATCTCGGCTCTGTGGCCGGCCACTGTGATGCAGCTGCACCCCCATGCCACGGTGCTCGTCGACGAGGCAGCGGCGTCACGGCTGCAGCTTGCCGACTATTACCGACAGACCTACGCGTCAAAACCTGGCTGGCAGGGGCTCTGAGCTGTTCGTCTCAGCTCTCACCTGCCCCGGTCCCAGCGAGGCACGGCGGCAACCCTCAGGGGGTGAGCACCAGTTTTCCGGTGGTGCGCCGGTTCTCCAGGTCATCGTGCGCGCGGCCTGCGTCTTCCAGCGGGTAGCTCGCCCCGATGCTGAGCTTCAGGTCCCCGCTGGTGAGTGATTCGAAGAGCTCTGCGTAGCGCCAGGACCGCTCCTCGGCGTTGCGCAGGTACCAGTGCGTGGAGGGCCGGGTGAGGTAGAGGCCTCCCCGGCGATTGAGATCCTGCGGATCCAGCGGGGGCACCTGACCTGATGCGCCGCCGTAGAGCACGAAGGTGCCACGGACTGCCAAGGACTCCAACGAGCCCAGGTAGGTCTCCTTGCCCACGCCGTCGAACACGGCCGCGACGCCCTCGCCCTTGGTGATCTCGTGAACCTTCTCGGCGAAGTTCTCGTAGCCGAGCACGTAGTCGGCTCCCGCAGCCTGCGCGATCTGGGCCTTCTCCTCGGTGGAGCAGGTGGTGATGACTCGGGCTCCCTTGGCCTTGAGCAGCTGGGTCAGGATCTGACCGACCCCGCCGGCTCCGGCGTGGGTCAGCACGGTCTGCCCGGGGGCGACCCGATAGGTGGAGTTCATCAGGTAGTGGGCGGTGATGCCCTGCAGCGGCAGTGCGGCGGCCTGCTCATCGGTGACCTCATCGGGCACCGCCACCGCCTTGGAGGCGTCGACCAGGAAATGCGAGGCATAGGTGCCGGTGGCGGCCTCCATGGTGGTCACGCGCTGGCCTGCGGAGAGGCTCTCCACGGACTCGCCGACGGCAAGCACCGTTCCGGTGGCCTCGGTGCCAGGGACGAAGGGATACTCCATCGGGTAGACGCCGCTGCGCTGGTAGGTCTCAAGGAAGTTCACACCCGCGGCGGCAGTCTCCACCAGCACCTGGTGGGGGCCGGGCTCAGGCAGGGCCACCTCGGCCGGGACGAGAACCTCTGTCCCCCCGGCCTGCGCGGCGTGCACCACTCGTGCTCTGTCCGGCAGATCCTCTGGGAAAACGCTCTGTTCATTCATGGCGGCAAGCGTACCCAACACAGGCCTGCAAGGACGAAGTTCACTGGCCAACCGAGTGCATAAATATTGGAGAAGCCGCATATATCCGATTAGACTGCTGCCCATGACCTATAAGATCGCCGTCTCCGGAGCCTCGGGCTATGCCGGGGGAGAAGTTCTGCGACTGCTGGCGGGCCACCCAGAGGTGGAGATCGGTGCCGTCACCGCACATTCCAGCGCCGGTGAGCGGCTGGGAACCCTGCAGCCCCAGCTGATCCCGCTGGCCGATCGGGTGCTCAGCGACACGACGGCGGAGAACCTCTCCGGCCACGACGTCGTGTTCCTCACGCTTCCGCACGGCGCCTCTGCGGAGATCGCAGCCCAGCTCGGCGAGGACACCATCGTCATCGATGCCGCGGCGGATCACCGGCTGGAATCCGCCTCCGCCTGGGAGCAGTTCTACGGCTCCGCCCACCAGGGCACCTGGCCCTACGGACTCCCTGAGCTGCGGGGTCAGCGGGCCAAGCTCGCCGGTGCACGGCGGATCGCCGTGCCCGGCTGCTACCCAACCACGATCATGCTCGGACTGGCACCTGCGCTGGCAGAAGGCCTGGTGCAGCCCACCGACATCGTCATCGTCGCCGCCACCGGCACCTCGGGCGCGGGCAAGTCCTTGAAGCCGCATCTGCTCAGCGCCGAGGTCATCGGCGGGATGAGTCCCTACGGGGTCGGGGGAGTGCACCGGCACACCCCAGAGATCGAGCAGGGCCTCGGCCATGCCGCCGGGGTTCCGGTCCAGATCTCCTTCACCCCGACCCTGGCGCCGATGTCCCGCGGCATCCTCGCGACCTCCACGGCCAAGCTCGCCCCTGGCACCACCGAGGCGCAGCTGCGCGCCGCCTACCACCAGCAGTACGACGCCGAGCCCTTCGTCCACCTGCTGCCCGAGGGCCAGTGGCCGGTCACCAAGCAGGTCATCGGCTCCAACCACGTGACCATGCAGCTGGCCGTCGACTTGCACGCCGGGCGAGCCGTCATCGTCTCCGCCGCCGACAACCTGACCAAGGGCACGGCGGGCGGCGCCGTGCAATCGATGAACATCGCCCTGGGTCTCGAGGAGGCCACCGGGCTCAACCTGTTGGGAGTCACCCCATGAGCGTCACCGCTGCCCGAGGATTCACCGCCGCCGGAGTCGCTGCCGGTCTCAAGTCGGCCGCCGCCGACGGCACCCTGCCCCGCGACGTCGCGGTGGTGCGCAATGAGGGTCCCGATAAGCACGCAGCGGCAGTCTTCACCACCAACCGGGTCGCCGCGGCGCCGGTGCTGTGGTCCCAGCAGGCCATCGCCGATGGCCGCGCCGACGTCGTCGTGCTGAACTCCGGAGGCGCCAACGCATGCACCGGAGCCCCGGGCTTCGCCGATACGCATCAGACTGCCGAGGTGGTGGCGGAGAAGCTGCAGGCCGGCGGCGCGGACGTCTCCGCCGGGGACGTGCTGGTCTGCTCCACCGGACTCATCGGGGAGCGGCTGGACATGCCCGCCCTGCTGAGCGGCATCGACACCGCCGTGGCTCAGCTCGACCCCCAGGAGACCGCAGGGCACCAGGCTGCTCAGGCGATCATGACCACGGACTCGGTCATGAAGGTCTCCACAGCCGACGGCGCCGGGTTCACCGTGGGAGGCATGGCCAAGGGTGCGGGAATGCTTGCCCCCGGCATGGCCACGATGCTTTCCGTGGTCACCACCGACGCGGTCATCCCCCAGCCTGACCTCGACGCCGCGCTGCGCGAAGCCGTGCGGATCAGCTTCAACCGGGCAGACTCGGACGGCTGCATGTCCACCAACGACACCGTGATCGCGATGGCCTCCGGGGCGCACCCGGACGCCGACCCCTCCGGCGTAGACCTGGAGGAGTTCCAGGCCGCGCTGAACCAGGTGTGCCAGGACCTCGCCACACAGCTCATCGCCGACGCCGAGGGCGCCCACCACGAGATCGCGATCTCCACGATCAACGCGGCCACCGAGGAGCAGGCCGAGACCGCCGGGCGCTCCGTGGCGCGGTCCAACCTCTTCAAGACCGCGATCTTCGGCCAGGACCCGAACTGGGGCCGGATCCTCTCCGCCGTCGGCACCACCGACGTGGACTTCGATCCCACCACCATCGACGTCGCCGTCAACGGCGTCTGGATCTGCCAGGCCGGCGGGATCGGAGACGATCGCTCCCTCGTGGACCTCAGCGGTCGCCACGTGAAGGTGGTCATCGACCTCAAAGCAGGAGATCGGGAGGCCACGATCCTGACCAATGATCTGACTCATGACTACGTCCATGAGAACTCCGCCTACTCCACCTGATCCCCTTCAGCCCAGCACGCAGAGGACCCGATGACATCCACCCTGAAACCCCGCGACGCCGGAAGCCTCAGCGCTGCCGGTGACAAGGCCGCCGTCCTGGTCGAGGCCCTGCCGTGGATCCAGAAGTTCGCCGGCGAGACCATCGTCATCAAATACGGTGGAAACGCCATGGTCAACGAGGAGCTGCGCCGCGCCTTCGCCGAGGACGTGGTGTTTCTGCGCCACGTCGGCGTCAACCCTGTGGTCGTCCACGGCGGGGGACCGCAGATCAACGCGATGCTGCAGACCCTGGGCATCGAGTCGGAGTTCCGCGCCGGCCAGCGGGTGACCACTCCAGAGGCCATGGACGTGGTCCGCATGGTGCTCACCGGCCAGGTCGGACGCCAGCTCATCGGGCTGATCAACAGCCACGGCCCCTATGCCGTGGGACTCTCCGGTGAGGACGCCGCCCTGCTGCAGGCCGTGCGAACCAGCGTCGAGGTCGACGGGGAGACGGTCGACCTGGGACTGGTCGGAGAGGTCACCGGCGTGAACCCGGACGCGATCAAGGACCTGCTGGCAGCTGGGCGCATCCCCGTCATCTCCACCATCGCCCCGGAGTTCGACTCTGACCAGCCGGACGCGCAGCCCACCGGCGAGGTGCTCAACGTCAACGCCGACCTTGCTGCCGCCGCCGTCGCCTCCGCCCTGGGAGCAGCGAAGCTGGTGATGCTCACCGACGTGGAGGGCCTCTACGCGAACTGGCCCGACAAGTCCTCGCTGATCTCCTCGCTCAGCGCGAGCGACCTGCGAGCCATGCTGCCCAGCCTCGAGTCCGGCATGATCCCGAAGATGACGGCTGCGCTGAAGGCCGTGGAGGCCGGCGTGCCGCGCGCCCACGTGGTGGACGGACGCGAGCCGCATTCGATGCTGCTGGAGATCGTCACCACCGAGGGTGTCGGCACCCAGATCGTGCCCGATGAGGAGACCGCATGAGCGGCCACGGCGAGGGTCTGCTCAGCCGTTACACCGATTCGCTGCTCGGGGTCTTCGGCACTCCGCAGAAGGTGCTGGTCCGCGGCTCCGGGGTCACCGTCTGGGACGCGGATGGACGCGAGTACCTGGACCTGCTGGCCGGGATCGCGGTCAACGCGCTGGGTCATGCGCACCCAGGGCTCACCCGCGCCGTCGCGGAACAGCTGAACACGCTGGGGCACATCTCGAACTTCTTCACCAGCCCCACGCAGATCGGACTGGCCGAGAAGCTGCTGGAGCTGGCCCACGCGCCGTCGGGCTCCAAGGCCTTCTTCACCAACTCCGGCACCGAGGCCAACGAGGCCGCGTTCAAACTTGCTCGCCGGCACGGCGGTGGATCCAGGCCGCGCATCATCGCGCTGGAGCACGGCTTCCACGGACGGACCATGGGTGCGCTGGCCATGACCCATAAGCCCAGTTATCGCGAGCCGTTCGAACCGCTTCCCGGCGGAGTGGAATGGGTCCCCGCCGGAGATGCCGAGGCGCTGAGTGCCGCTGTGGATGAGACCGTGGCGGCCGTCATCATCGAACCCGTCCAGGGGGAGGCCGGAGTGCGCGGGCACCCGGCCGGATACCTGGAGCAGGCCCGGGAGATCACCCGGGCCGCCGGGGCGCTGCTGATCTTCGACGAGGTCCAGACCGGCGTCGGCCGCACCGGCACCTGGTTCGCCTCTGCGCCGGCGCAGAGCGCTGCCGTGATCCCTGATGCGATGACGCTCGCCAAGGGGCTCGGCGGCGGATTCCCCATCGGCGCGATGCTGACCTTCGGCGAGCACACGAGTTCGCTGCTCAACCCGGGACAGCACGGCACGACCTTCGGCGGAAACCCCGCCGCCACCGCGGCCGCCCTGGCCACGCTGGAGGTGATCGAGTCCCAGAACCTGCTCGCCCACGTGCGCGAGGTCAGCGCGTATGCCCGAGAGCGGCTCGAGGAGCTGGACTTCGTCACGGAGGTCCGCGCCCACGGCCTGCTGATCGGCCTCGAGATCGCCGCAGGAGCAGCCAGCGCGCCGGCGCCAGCCATGGTGGCCGCCGCCCTGGAGGCCGGATTCATCATCAACGCGACCGGCCCCACCACGCTGCGCCTGGCCCCTCCGCTGATCATCACCACCGAGCAGATCCAGCGCTTCATCGACGCCCTTCCCGAGATCCACCGCAGGAGCACCTCATGACCGTCCGCCATTTCCTCACCGATCTCGACCTCAGCCCGGCCGAGCTGGATCAGGTGCTCACCCTCGCTGCCACGATGAAGGCGGACCCCTACGCCATCACACCGCTGGCAGGACCGCAGACCGCCGCGGTGTTCTTCGACAAGACCTCCACGCGCACCCGGTTCTCCTTCGCCGCAGGCATCTCCGCCCTGGGCGGCGCTCCGCTGGTGGTCAATCCCGGAGAATCCCAGCTCGGACACAAGGAGACCATCGCGGACACCGCCCGGGTGCTGGACCGGATGGTCAGCCTGATCATCTGGCGCACCTACGCGCAGTCGGGACTCGAGGAGATGGCCGCCTACAGCAGCGTCCCGGTGATCAACGCGCTCTCGGATGACTACCACCCGTGCCAGCTGTTGGCCGATCTGCTCACCGTGCGCGAGCAGCTCGGCGCCACGCAGGGCCGCTCCCTGGCTTACCTGGGCGACGCGGCCAACAACATGGCCAACTCCTATCTCCTCGCCGGGGTCAACGCCGGCATGGACGTCCGCATCGCCGGACCGGAGGGTTACCTGCCGGAACAGCGCATCATCGACGCCGCCCAGGAGCGCGCCGCACAGACCGGCGGCAGCGTGCTGATCACCAGTGACCCCGCCGAGGCGCTGCGCGGAGCCGATGTGGTCGCGACCGACACCTGGATCTCCATGGGCCAGGAACAGGAGAAGGAGGCCCGGCTGGCGCTCTTCGGCGACTACCGGGTGGATGCCGCCGCCATGGCACAGGCAGCACCCGGCGCCGTCGTCCTGCACTGCCTGCCTGCTTACCGCGGGGTGGAGATCAGTGCCGAGGTCCTCGATGGTCCGCAGTCGATGGTCTGGGACGAGGCCGAGAACCGGCTGCACGCGCAGAAGGCGCTGATGGCCTGGCTGCTGGTGGAGTCCGGGCTCGCCGACGCCGAGACCGAGCGGCTCGTCCGCGCCGGGCTGCGCTGAGATGACCCCGACCACGAAGACCGCGCGGCACGCCAAGATCCGCGAGCTGATCACCCGGTCCTCGGTGCGCTCCCAGGCCGAGCTCGCCCAGCGCCTGGCCGACGCCGGGGTCACGGTCACCCAGGGCACGCTGTCCCGGGATCTGGAGGAGATCGGTGCCGCGCGGGTGCGCGGGGCGCAGGGTTCGCTGATCTACGCGGTGCCCTCCGACGGGCATGACCGGGAGCTCCAGGCGGATCAGACCGAGGCGACGACGACGGCGCGGCTGATCGCGCTGTGCAAGGACCTGCTGGTCTCGGCCGAGCCCAGTGCGAACCTGGTCATCCTGCGCACCCCTCCGGGAGCCGCACAGTTCCTGGCCAGCGCCGTGGATCACGCCGGCCTGGCCGAGGTGCTCGGCTGCATCGCCGGTGATGACACGATCATGGTGGTCACCACCAGCCCGACCGGGGGAGCCGCCGTCGCCGACAGGTTCACCGGATTCGCCGAGGGGCGCAGCTAACTCAGCTCTGGTGCGCGGCTCAGCCGGGCGCGCCGCCCCATCCCGGCGCGCGGCTCAGCCCTGGTGCGCGGCTCAGCTCTGGTGCGCGTCGAGGACGGCGCGCATGGCATCAAGGCCGAAGATCTCTGCCACGGCGTAGGCGCTCTGCCGCCCCAGGTGCGGGTCGGAACCGGCCTCCAGCAGCGCCTTCGTGGCTTCCTCGTTCTGCCGGAAGACGGCACAGCCCAGGGCCGTCTGCCCGCGATCATTGATCCGGTGCACATCAGCGCCGCGGGCGAGCAGGCCCTTCGCGAGGTCCGTGTGGTCGTTGTAGACCGAGAGGATGAGCAGTGAATCGCCCTTGTCGTTGGTCAGATTCACCGGCAGGCCCCGATCGACCAGGTCCAGAAGCTCCTCGGACTTGCCCGAGCGCGCGACATCGAACATCGAGGCAAGAAACTCCATCTGCTCCTCGGTCAGCTCAGGGGCGCCGCCGTCGATGGGCTGCTGGTTCTCCGGGGCATCGGCCGAGTGGTGGGAGTCTTGTGACATGGCCGCAAGTCTATCTGAGCCCGTGCCGGGGGCACCGACGGGATTGTCGTGGAACGGATAGCCTGGCAGCGAGTCCCGCTCGCCGATCTCGAGTTTATGCAGACATGCGAATAATTATGTAGAGTGTTCCCGAGCCAAAATTCCGTTCTTCAAGGAGATCCGCTGTGACTGATCGTATTGTTCTCGCCTATTCCGGCGGCCTCGACACTTCCGTGGCCATCGGCTGGATCGCCGAAGCCACCGGCCAGGAGGTCGTCGCCGTCGCCGTCGACGTGGGACAGGGTGGTGAGTCCCTGGAGACCGTGCGTCAGCGCGCCCTGGACTGCGGCGCCGTCGAGGCCTATGTCGCCGACGCCCGCGACGAGTTCGCCGATCAGTACTGCATGCCCACGCTGAAGGCCAACGGCCTCTACATGGACTCCTACCCGCTGGTCTCGGCGATCTCGCGCCCAGTCATCACCAAGCACCTCGTCGCCGCCGCCCAGCAGTTCGGCGCCACCACCGTGGCCCACGGCTGCACCGGCAAGGGCAACGACCAGGTCCGCTTCGAGGTGGGCATCCAGACCCTGGGCCCCGAGCTCAAGTGCATCGCCCCGGTCCGCGACCTCGCGCTGACCCGTGAGCTGGCCATCGAATACGCCGAGAAGCACAACCTGCCGATCGAGACCACCAAGAAGAACCCCTTCTCCATCGACCAAAACGTCTGGGGTCGCGCCGTGGAGACCGGGTTCCTGGAAGACATCTGGAACGGCCCCACCAAGGACGTCTACGACTACACCGAGGATCCCTCCTTCCCGCCAGCACCCGACGTCGTGAACATCACCTTTGACCAGGGCGTGCCCGTGGCACTGGATGGTCAGACCGTGACCGCGCTGGAGGCCATCGAGCAGCTCAACCGCCGCGCCGGCGCCCAGGGCATCGGTCGGATCGACATCGTCGAAGACCGCCTGGTCGGCATCAAGTCCCGCGAGATCTACGAGGCTCCCGGCGCGATGGCACTGATCGCCGCGCACCGCGAGCTGGAGAACATCACCCTGGAGCGCGAGCAGGCCCGGTTCAAGAAGACCGTGGACCAGCGCTGGACCGAGCTGGTCTACGACGGCCAGTGGTTCTCCCCGCTCAAGCGCAACCTCGACGCGTTCATCGACGAGACCCAGAAGTACGTCTCCGGTGAAATCCGCCTGGAGCTGCACGGCGGTCGCGCCACGGTGCAGGGTCGCCGCTCCGAGACCAGCCTGTATGACTTCAGCCTGGCCACCTACGACGCCGGCGATGCCTTCGATCAGTCCAGCGCCCGCGGATTCATCGACATCTTCGGACTCTCCTCCAAGGTGGCCTCCCAGCGCGAGCAGCGCATCCACGGCAAGCCGGACTTCTCCGGCCTCGGCAGCCTGGACCGCTGATGGCGCAGGACCCGGGATCAGCCGAAGGCAAGCACGGCACCAACGAGGGAGCGCTCTGGGGCGGAAGGTTCGCCACCGGTCCCGCCGACGCGCTCGCAGCGCTGAGCAAGTCCACGCACTTCGACTTCCGGCTGGCCCGCTATGACATCGCCGGGTCCCGCGCCCACGCCCGGGTGCTGCACCGCACCGGGCTGCTCACCGACCAGGAGCGAGACGGCATGCTGGCCGCCCTCGACCAGCTCGAGACCGACGTGCTCTCTGGAGCCTTCGGGCCGGCTGCCAGCGACGAGGACGTGCACGGTGCGCTGGAGCGCGGACTGCTTGCACGTGCCGGTGAGGACCTGGGCGGGAAGCTGCGCGCCGGTCGCTCACGCAATGACCAGATCGCCACCATGGGTCGGATGTTCCTGCGCGACCATGCCCGAGTCATCGGCGCCGGCGTGCTGGGAACCATCGAAGCGCTGATCGGCCAGGCGGAGACGCACCCGAATGCTCCCATGCCAGGACGCACCCACCTGCAGCACGCCCAGCCGGTGCTGCTGAGCCATCACCTGCTGGCCCACGCATGGGCGCTGCTGCGAGACCTGCAGCGGATCCTGGACTGGGACCAGCGGGCCGCCACCTCGCCCTACGGCTCCGGAGCCCTCGCAGGATCCTCGCTGGGCCTGGATCCGCAGCACGTGGCGGAGGAGCTCGGCTTCCACCAGGCCGCCTGGAACTCCATCGACGGCACCGCCGCGCGCGATGTCTACGCGGAGTTCTCCTGGGTCAGCGCCATGATCGGGGTGGACCTCTCGCGGATCAGCGAGGAGATCATCTTCTGGGCGACCAAGGAGGCCAGCTTCGTCACACTCGATGACGCGTTCTCCACCGGCAGCTCGATCATGCCGCAGAAGAAGAACCCGGACGTCGCAGAGCTCGCCCGCGGAAAGTCCGGACGGCTCATCGGCGATCTGACCGGGCTGCTGGCCACGCTGAAGGGCCTTCCGCTGGCGTACAACCGCGACCTGCAGGAGGACAAAGAGCCGCTCTTCGACGCGGTGGACACCTTGGAGCTGCTGCTCCC belongs to Nesterenkonia halotolerans and includes:
- a CDS encoding ankyrin repeat domain-containing protein gives rise to the protein MSQDSHHSADAPENQQPIDGGAPELTEEQMEFLASMFDVARSGKSEELLDLVDRGLPVNLTNDKGDSLLILSVYNDHTDLAKGLLARGADVHRINDRGQTALGCAVFRQNEEATKALLEAGSDPHLGRQSAYAVAEIFGLDAMRAVLDAHQS
- the argH gene encoding argininosuccinate lyase, with the protein product MAQDPGSAEGKHGTNEGALWGGRFATGPADALAALSKSTHFDFRLARYDIAGSRAHARVLHRTGLLTDQERDGMLAALDQLETDVLSGAFGPAASDEDVHGALERGLLARAGEDLGGKLRAGRSRNDQIATMGRMFLRDHARVIGAGVLGTIEALIGQAETHPNAPMPGRTHLQHAQPVLLSHHLLAHAWALLRDLQRILDWDQRAATSPYGSGALAGSSLGLDPQHVAEELGFHQAAWNSIDGTAARDVYAEFSWVSAMIGVDLSRISEEIIFWATKEASFVTLDDAFSTGSSIMPQKKNPDVAELARGKSGRLIGDLTGLLATLKGLPLAYNRDLQEDKEPLFDAVDTLELLLPAVSGMIATLDFNTERMAELAPRGFALATDIAEWLVRQGVPFRVAHELSGEAVRIAESRDVELWDLTDEELAGISPELTPAVREVLTTFGSLNSRSSRGGTAPTAVTEQLAELKSQLQPIEEFIASAGSNVGPDSVS
- a CDS encoding arginine repressor, which encodes MTPTTKTARHAKIRELITRSSVRSQAELAQRLADAGVTVTQGTLSRDLEEIGAARVRGAQGSLIYAVPSDGHDRELQADQTEATTTARLIALCKDLLVSAEPSANLVILRTPPGAAQFLASAVDHAGLAEVLGCIAGDDTIMVVTTSPTGGAAVADRFTGFAEGRS
- the argF gene encoding ornithine carbamoyltransferase produces the protein MTVRHFLTDLDLSPAELDQVLTLAATMKADPYAITPLAGPQTAAVFFDKTSTRTRFSFAAGISALGGAPLVVNPGESQLGHKETIADTARVLDRMVSLIIWRTYAQSGLEEMAAYSSVPVINALSDDYHPCQLLADLLTVREQLGATQGRSLAYLGDAANNMANSYLLAGVNAGMDVRIAGPEGYLPEQRIIDAAQERAAQTGGSVLITSDPAEALRGADVVATDTWISMGQEQEKEARLALFGDYRVDAAAMAQAAPGAVVLHCLPAYRGVEISAEVLDGPQSMVWDEAENRLHAQKALMAWLLVESGLADAETERLVRAGLR
- a CDS encoding argininosuccinate synthase; translated protein: MTDRIVLAYSGGLDTSVAIGWIAEATGQEVVAVAVDVGQGGESLETVRQRALDCGAVEAYVADARDEFADQYCMPTLKANGLYMDSYPLVSAISRPVITKHLVAAAQQFGATTVAHGCTGKGNDQVRFEVGIQTLGPELKCIAPVRDLALTRELAIEYAEKHNLPIETTKKNPFSIDQNVWGRAVETGFLEDIWNGPTKDVYDYTEDPSFPPAPDVVNITFDQGVPVALDGQTVTALEAIEQLNRRAGAQGIGRIDIVEDRLVGIKSREIYEAPGAMALIAAHRELENITLEREQARFKKTVDQRWTELVYDGQWFSPLKRNLDAFIDETQKYVSGEIRLELHGGRATVQGRRSETSLYDFSLATYDAGDAFDQSSARGFIDIFGLSSKVASQREQRIHGKPDFSGLGSLDR